The proteins below are encoded in one region of Cololabis saira isolate AMF1-May2022 chromosome 21, fColSai1.1, whole genome shotgun sequence:
- the LOC133421903 gene encoding uncharacterized protein LOC133421903 has product MGRLNDAAKQKVVELRKAGLSFRKIKGVLELENIKVSAQAIYLYLREFQGGPPGRVRPAEAGGSALTGQVPAQTGALQESWSNVRLRNLIRETSHRTSFPHGADVVKQTSTNLETGANPSGPGEPSGSSRPEQQRERNTEENIKIVSVTSLAQRNQQRHPPSTVTRAETGAVSSALTNSGALVRRRVTPSPATSSMLAFRKRLLDKALSHRTKSFHQMPPSLRKDHMGVQSSDLRNAPGQQPETYDLTTEKTVIEGQPAADSSSRRFPTQRPGQSIRTLHPPPRVGIRLPNRSLAPMTSSPPGAIMLRLHTPVGQGATCSERNPSPQQIPQDTGGRGALQDQIQTLSSEVRSLSQAVKMLVEQQCRLEREQSQQTQIQRQILSTLQTFGSKMGRCSNVQQPLNKTPSPSLPAASAPTSFSQDTFSFSQGTYSQCSQSQPSYNSLESLENVDAFKLPELSPTNMNGFPPCSNADTLPLTHTTPQTQPYAAAYQQQTSPTLMSPYTQSYVSTYSQTFKTPESKSSDFSSSCSARIFQDCSVPTQRVINSNHTSQDQQVNSIKVEGP; this is encoded by the exons ATGGGTCGGCTGAATGATGCTGCCAAGCAAAAAGTGGTGGAGCTGCGTAAGGCTGGTCTTAGTTTCCGTAAGATCAAAGGTGTACTGGAGCTGGAGAACATTAAAGTTTCTGCTCAGGCCATCTACCTTTACCTGAGGGAGTTCCAGGGTGGGCCCCCAGGGAGGGTCAGACCTGCTGAAGCTGGAGGCAGCGCATTAACAGGACAGGTGCCAGCTCAAACTGGGGCCTTACAGGAGAGCTGGAGCAACGTTCGTCTCCGAAACCTAATACGGGAAACATCCCACCGTACGAGCTTTCCACATGGTGCAGATGTTGTCAAGCAGACTTCTACAAATTTGGAGACTGGTGCTAATCCCTCTGGGCCTGGGGAGCCCAGTGGAAGCAGCAGACCAGAGCAGCAACGTGAGAGAAATACGGAAGAAAACATCAAGATTGTCAGTGTCACGTCCCTCGCGCAACGCAACCAGCAAAGACATCCCCCGTCCACCGTAACAAGGGCAGAGACGGGTGCTGTGTCTTCTGCATTAACAAATTCTGGTGCATTAGTGAGAAGAAGAGTCACTCCCTCTCCTGCAACCAGTTCAATGTTGGCATTTCGGAAAAGACTTTTGGATAAAGCACTATCACACAGGACAAAG TCTTTCCATCAGATGCCACCATCATTGAGGAAGGATCATATGGGTGTCCAAAGTTCAGATTTAAGAAACGCTCCAGGACAGCAGCCAGAAACCTATGATCTGACCACAGAAAAG ACTGTTATTGAGGGCCAGCCTGCAGCTGACAGCTCTTCTCGGCGTTTCCCCACACAAAGACCAGGACAAAGTATCCGTACCCTTCACCCACCTCCTCGTGTTGGTATTCGTCTTCCTAACCGTTCACTAGCACCTATGACATCCTCACCTCCTGGGGCCATAATGCTTCGCCTGCACACCCCTGTGGGTCAGGGTGCCACCTGTAGTGAGCGTAATCCAAGCCCACAGCAGATACCCCAGGACACGGGAGGGAGAGGGGCTTtacaggaccagatccagacacTGAGCTCCGAGGTGCGCAGCCTCAGCCAAGCAGTGAAGATGCTTGTGGAGCAGCAGTGCCGTCTGGAAAGGGAGCAGTCGCAGCAGACACAGATTCAGAGGCAGATCCTCAGCACTCTACAAACTTTTGGCTCCAAAATGGGGCGTTGCAGCAATGTTCAACAGCCACTTAACAAAACTCCATCACCTTCTTTGCCAGCAGCCTCTGCCCCTACCTCGTTTAGCCAAGACACCTTCAGTTTTAGTCAAGGGACATACAGTCAATGCAGCCAATCACAGCCGAGCTATAACTCTTTAGAAAGTTTAGAAAATGTGGATGCctttaaacttcctgagctgagtCCTACAAATATGAATGGATTCCCTCCATGTAGCAACGCAGACACCCTTCCCCTCACTCACACTACGCCTCAAACCCAACCATATGCAGCTGCATACCAGCAGCAAACCAGTCCAACACTTATGTCGCCTTACACACAATCATACGTCTCTACATACAGTCAGACTTTCAAAACACCAGAGAGTAAAAGCTCAGATTTTTCAAGCAGCTGTTCAGCGAGAATTTTCCAGGACTGCAGTGTGCCAACGCAGCGGGTGATTAATTCAAACCACACTTCACAGGATCAGCAGGTTAATAGTATCAAAGTGGAAGGACCTTAG
- the rnps1 gene encoding RNA-binding protein with serine-rich domain 1: MAPSPTKRKEDEKTKDKGKEKSSTKEGDKDRGRDKVRKRRSASSGTSSSRSSSSSSSSSGSSSGSSSGSSSSGSSRSGSSSSRSSSSSSSSGSPSPSRRRHDNRRRSRSPSKTQKRGDDKERRKRSPTPRPTKVHLGRLTRNVTKEHIQEIFSTYGKIKVVEMPMDRLHPHLPKGRAYVEFETPDEAEKALKHMDGGQIDGQEITAAAVLTQRVRPPPRRLSPPPRRMPPPPPMWRRSPPRMRRRSRSPRRRSPVRRRSRSRSPGRRRHRSRSSSNSSR; the protein is encoded by the exons AT GGCACCATCACCCACAAAGAGGAAGGaggatgaaaaaacaaaagacaaaggcAAAGAAAAGTCTTCTACCAAGGAAGGAGACAAAGATAGAGGGCGGGATAAAGTAAGGAAACGCCGGAGTGCTTCCTCtggcaccagcagcagcag ATCTAGCTCTTCCTCTAGCAGCAGCTCTGGTTCCAGCTCAGGTTCTTCAAGTGGATCTAGTTCATCTGGTTCCAGCCGTTCCGGATCTTCTAGCTCCCGATCATCCTCTTCTTCCAGCTCCTCAGGTTCCCCCAGTCCCAGCCGGAGACGCCACGACAACCGCCGCCGCTCTCGTTCACC CTCAAAAACACAGAAGCGGGGAGACGACAAGGAACGAAGGAAAAGAAGCCCCACCCCCAGGCCAACCAAGGTCCACTTAGGAAGGCTGACCAGGAATGTAACAAAA GAGCACATTCAGGAGATATTTTCCACTTATGGTAAAATCAAAGTGGTTGAGATGCCAATGGACAGGCTTCACCCACATCTGCCCAAGGGCCGTGCTTATGTTGAGTTTGAGACCCCAGATGAGGCTGAGAAAGCCCTCAAACACATGGATGGAG GCCAGATTGATGGACAGGAAATCACTGCAGCTGCTGTATTGACTCAACGAGTGCGTCCGCCACCTCGTAGACTGTCTCCTCCTCCCCGCAGAatgcccccaccaccaccaatGTGGCGCCGCAGTCCACCACGCATGAGGAGAAG GTCACGCTCGCCAAGGAGACGGTCCCCAGTGCGTCGCCGCTCCCGTTCCCGGTCTCCTGGTCGCAGGCGCCATCGCTCTCGTTCCAGTTCTAATTCGTCCAGATAG